The Triticum aestivum cultivar Chinese Spring chromosome 7B, IWGSC CS RefSeq v2.1, whole genome shotgun sequence genome window below encodes:
- the LOC123161548 gene encoding peroxidase 70-like encodes MASSCRTCHCLIALLLLSSAAHGQLSPSFYATSCPLLELTVRATMIAALLAKRRMGASLLRLHFHDCFVQGCDGSILLDDVGSFIGEKTAFPNVNSVRGYEVIDRIKANVELLCPSVVSCADIVALAARDGTFLLGGPSWAVPLGRRDSTTASLAEANADLPGPTLNLDQLIRAFDKKQLTPRDLTALSGAHTIGFSQCQFFRGHIYNDTNIDPAFAALRRQTCAAAAPAGDSNLAPFDAQTQLVFDNAYYRNLVAQRGLLHSDQELFNGASQDALVRQYGSNPALFAADFVAAMIKMGNIAPLTGSSGQIRRNCRVVNS; translated from the exons ATGGCTTCCAGCTGCAGGACATGTCATTGCTTgatcgccctcctcctcctctcctccgccgCGCATGGGCAGCTCTCGCCGTCTTTCTACGCCACGAGCTGCCCCCTGTTGGAGCTCACCGTCCGCGCCACCATGATCGCCGCGCTCCTCGCCAAGCGCCGAATGGGCGCCTCCCTCCTCAGGCTCCACTTCCATGACTGCTTTGTTCAA GGCTGTGACGGATCCATTCTTCTGGATGACGTGGGCAGCTTCATCGGCGAGAAGACAGCCTTTCCGAACGTGAACTCTGTGCGCGGCTACGAGGTGATCGACCGGATCAAGGCGAACGTGGAGCTGCTCTGCCCCAgcgtcgtctcctgcgccgacatcgTCGCCCTCGCAGCACGCGACGGCACGTTTCTG CTAGGCGGGCCGAGCTGGGCGGTGCCGCTGGGCCGGCGGGACTCGACGACGGCGAGCCTGGCGGAGGCGAACGCCGACCTCCCAGGGCCGACGCTGAACCTCGACCAGCTCATCCGCGCGTTCGACAAGAAGCAGCTGACCCCGCGCGACCTCACGGCGCTCTCCGGCGCGCACACCATCGGCTTCTCGCAGTGCCAGTTCTTCCGCGGCCACATCTACAACGACACCAACATCGACCCGGCGTTCGCGGCGCTGCGCCGGCAGACATGcgccgccgcggcccccgccgGCGACTCCAACCTGGCGCCCTTCGACGCGCAGACCCAGCTCGTCTTCGACAACGCCTACTACCGCAACCTAGTCGCCCAACGCGGCCTGCTGCACTCGGATCAGGAGCTCTTCAACGGCGCCTCCCAGGATGCGCTGGTGCGCCAGTACGGCTCCAACCCGGCGCTCTTCGCCGCCGACTTCGTGGCCGCCATGATCAAGATGGGCAACATCGCCCCCCTCACCGGGTCCAGCGGCCAGATCAGGCGCAACTGCAGAGTCGTCAACAGCTAG